The Microbulbifer sp. YPW1 genome contains a region encoding:
- a CDS encoding tryptophan halogenase family protein, giving the protein MNTQNNIRKVIIAGGGTAGWMAAAALAKLLGKNLDITLVESEAIGTVGVGEATIPTLHLFHQLLGIDEREMMAATNATFKLGIAFENWKDVGQDYIHSFGAAGKDCWACNFSHFWVKGRQLGIEHDIGDYTKEHLGARMGRYAVSPRSERTHAYHFDASLYAKYLRTLAEKHGALRVEGKIENVQLDHHSGHIKALQLENGELLEGDLFIDCTGFRGLLIDQALHTGFDDWGHWLPCDRAVAVQTGKSANPVPYTRSIARESGWQWRIPLQSRTGNGLVFCSHYMDEGAATRQLLENVEGEPLNDPRVIPFRTGTRRQHWNKNCVAIGLSSGFIEPLESTSIHLIQRSIVRLLTLFPSTGIVQTDVDEYNQLIREETENVRDFVILHYKLTDRQDSEFWRHCRGMDIPESLARRMEVFEQSGRVYQNGTELFGESSWLQVLLGQGLMPKSYHPIVDMMSDEELSRFLSGIRSQVRGVVDGWPDHMEFINHYCKARME; this is encoded by the coding sequence GTGAACACACAAAACAATATTCGCAAAGTGATCATTGCCGGTGGCGGTACAGCGGGCTGGATGGCAGCGGCTGCGCTGGCGAAACTGCTGGGAAAAAATCTCGATATAACACTGGTTGAATCCGAGGCAATCGGCACCGTCGGTGTCGGCGAGGCAACCATCCCCACCCTGCACCTGTTCCACCAGTTACTCGGTATCGACGAGCGTGAGATGATGGCGGCAACCAACGCGACCTTCAAACTGGGGATCGCGTTCGAAAACTGGAAAGATGTCGGGCAGGACTACATCCACTCGTTTGGTGCCGCGGGCAAAGATTGCTGGGCGTGTAACTTCAGCCATTTCTGGGTGAAGGGACGACAGCTGGGCATCGAGCACGATATCGGCGATTACACCAAAGAACATCTCGGTGCGCGCATGGGGCGCTATGCGGTTTCCCCGCGCAGCGAGCGCACCCATGCCTATCATTTTGATGCCAGCCTCTACGCAAAATATCTGCGCACCCTCGCGGAAAAACACGGTGCGCTGCGGGTCGAAGGAAAAATCGAGAATGTACAGCTCGACCACCACAGCGGTCATATCAAGGCACTGCAACTGGAAAATGGCGAGCTGCTGGAAGGCGACCTGTTTATCGACTGCACCGGCTTCCGTGGCCTGCTGATCGATCAGGCATTGCACACCGGGTTTGACGACTGGGGGCACTGGCTGCCCTGTGATCGCGCGGTGGCGGTGCAGACAGGAAAATCCGCAAATCCAGTACCTTACACCCGTTCCATCGCGCGCGAGTCCGGCTGGCAGTGGCGTATTCCGCTGCAATCCCGCACCGGCAATGGCCTGGTTTTCTGCAGCCATTACATGGATGAAGGCGCGGCCACCAGGCAGCTGCTGGAAAATGTCGAGGGTGAACCACTCAACGATCCGCGGGTGATCCCCTTCCGCACCGGCACCCGCCGCCAGCACTGGAATAAAAACTGTGTGGCGATCGGCTTGTCCAGTGGGTTTATCGAACCGCTGGAGTCCACCAGCATCCACCTGATCCAGCGCAGTATCGTACGGCTGCTGACCCTGTTCCCCTCCACCGGTATCGTGCAGACGGATGTGGATGAATATAACCAGCTGATCCGTGAAGAGACGGAAAATGTTCGCGATTTCGTGATCCTGCACTACAAGCTGACCGATCGTCAGGATTCGGAATTCTGGCGTCACTGCCGCGGTATGGATATTCCGGAATCTCTCGCGCGCCGTATGGAAGTGTTCGAGCAGAGTGGTCGCGTTTACCAGAATGGTACGGAACTGTTTGGCGAGAGTTCGTGGCTACAAGTATTACTCGGCCAGGGATTAATGCCGAAAAGCTACCACCCCATCGTAGATATGATGAGTGACGAAGAGTTGAGCCGTTTCCTCTCGGGTATTCGCAGTCAGGTGCGCGGTGTAGTGGATGGATGGCCGGACCATATGGAGTTCATCAACCATTACTGCAAAGCCCGGATGGAATAA
- a CDS encoding SapC family protein, with product MTNAVLLNNVEHRDLRVQTGRSAAFGDDNWYALTFPLEFRALQGQYPIFFQKDANTGAFFPLALLGLEPGENLYLRDDQWAASYLPLTIRREPFLIGRQNFVEDGVQKTRRVIHIDLDSPRVNREQGEALFLEYGGNSPFLDGVADMLEAIHHGIEQSEKFIRALQIHGLLESFTMDITLDNGEANQLKGFYTIDEERLRALNAEDLNELHQAGFLEAIYMVLASQSQVRRLIDEKNRRNAAQ from the coding sequence ATGACGAATGCAGTACTGCTGAACAATGTAGAGCATCGCGATCTGCGGGTGCAGACAGGGCGCTCGGCGGCGTTTGGTGACGACAACTGGTATGCGCTGACCTTCCCGCTGGAGTTTCGCGCACTGCAGGGCCAGTACCCGATTTTTTTCCAGAAAGATGCCAACACCGGCGCTTTCTTTCCGCTTGCACTACTCGGGCTGGAACCCGGGGAAAACCTTTACCTGCGCGACGATCAATGGGCGGCTTCCTACCTCCCGCTGACCATTCGCCGTGAACCGTTTCTGATCGGGCGCCAGAATTTTGTGGAAGACGGTGTGCAGAAAACCCGTCGCGTGATTCATATTGACCTGGATAGCCCGCGGGTGAATCGCGAGCAGGGTGAAGCCCTGTTTCTTGAGTACGGCGGCAACTCTCCCTTCCTGGATGGCGTGGCGGACATGCTGGAAGCGATCCACCACGGTATCGAGCAGAGCGAAAAATTTATTCGCGCACTGCAGATTCACGGTCTGCTGGAATCCTTCACCATGGATATCACACTGGATAACGGCGAGGCCAACCAGCTGAAGGGTTTCTACACCATCGACGAGGAGCGCCTGCGCGCGCTGAACGCTGAGGATCTGAATGAACTGCACCAGGCGGGATTCCTGGAGGCCATATACATGGTGCTGGCTTCCCAGTCCCAGGTGCGTCGCCTGATCGATGAAAAGAACCGTCGCAACGCCGCTCAGTGA
- a CDS encoding TonB-dependent receptor, whose amino-acid sequence MNRMTGFKKNSIAVAIATTMVGITGVSGSAFAQTEQDAALEEVVVLGIRGSLEKSMDVKRDAKGIVDAISAEDIGKFPDTNLAESMQRISGVSIDRVNGEGSKVTVRGLGPDFNLVTLNGRQVARTTGGRSFDFQNIASDMVTGVEVSKTSNATLPSGGMGATINLLTARPFDTPERTMRFGVKGVMDESSDDASMTPEYSGFYSDTFADGKFGVAISGSVQERESGSQQALVPGGWISVEGQMDNNWDGVNDAWGAVPLENQVNRPGEGDIYSVAQNAAFKFEEQQRKRTNGQLVLQWAPTDDVTATLDYNYYQNKIAKQFNDISVYHAWQGDQRGVWSDGPISTPIIYSEFYGAPSDVAMGGGSTAEIHEGDMLGVNLEWQVSDKLNLFFDGQHSEAERTPDSPWGTSNVLTVAAMVREASSVDFTGDIPAIYVDSANGVNASDIIVTGSVFTNSKDYSEVDQFRFGGNFEINESSDIDFGIARQEVSNRSQSVFVQRNNWGGAGPASDLPDELFTAKSISDKFDESWGDFSEVGGLEPLDIYYAWNFDAVRAVAENLYANNATDLGTANRVGDCGTAFCASTDYASDTDRATTETSTSAYAQYNFSSEVRGMPYEVNTGLRYEQTDVDSVSVVPEYDRAEWNSNNEVAILGTGEQVYLSEEGNYDYWLPSIAFKMDVTEDVVTRAAVSKAITRPDYNSIKGGTTIGTIANGGIGGGSTGNPSLLPYESINYDLSVEWYYGETSYASVGLFRKDVSNFISNAKTEKSLFNIANPADGALVDEARANGANDAESIRQYIAANYADSDYVDVTYQEDGVTVDKIFIKGNPATDNDMVFLVDTPVNSDVDNTIDGVELAVQHMFGETGFGLQANYTIVDSELSYDPFILVDQEAMVGLSDSANLVGFYDKNGFQARIAYNWRDEFLSSRGQNTGANPQYVEAYSQIDLNVSYELPQLEGLQVFLEGINVTDEAQRVHGRDKRQLLGYYQGGARWQLGARYAF is encoded by the coding sequence ATGAACAGAATGACCGGATTCAAGAAGAATTCCATTGCGGTAGCCATCGCGACCACCATGGTCGGCATCACCGGCGTAAGTGGCTCCGCCTTTGCCCAAACCGAACAGGACGCAGCACTAGAAGAAGTGGTGGTGCTGGGTATCCGCGGCAGTCTCGAAAAATCCATGGACGTGAAGCGCGATGCGAAGGGCATCGTGGACGCGATTTCCGCAGAAGATATCGGCAAGTTCCCCGATACCAACCTGGCGGAATCCATGCAGCGTATCTCCGGTGTGTCTATCGATCGTGTGAACGGTGAAGGTAGTAAAGTCACCGTGCGCGGCCTGGGCCCGGATTTCAACCTGGTAACCCTGAATGGTCGTCAGGTTGCGCGCACCACCGGCGGTCGCTCCTTTGACTTCCAGAATATCGCCTCGGACATGGTTACCGGCGTAGAGGTCTCCAAGACCAGCAACGCCACTCTCCCCTCCGGCGGTATGGGCGCCACCATCAACCTGCTGACTGCCCGTCCGTTCGACACCCCCGAGCGCACCATGCGCTTTGGCGTCAAGGGCGTGATGGACGAGTCCTCCGATGACGCGAGCATGACGCCGGAGTACAGCGGCTTCTATTCCGACACCTTTGCCGATGGCAAATTCGGCGTGGCCATTTCCGGCTCTGTACAGGAGCGCGAGAGCGGTAGCCAGCAGGCACTGGTACCCGGTGGCTGGATCAGTGTCGAAGGCCAGATGGACAACAACTGGGACGGCGTGAATGATGCCTGGGGCGCAGTGCCGCTGGAAAACCAGGTCAACCGTCCGGGTGAAGGCGATATCTACTCCGTCGCGCAGAACGCCGCCTTCAAATTTGAAGAGCAGCAGCGCAAGCGCACCAATGGCCAGCTGGTTCTGCAGTGGGCGCCGACCGACGACGTTACCGCGACTCTGGATTACAACTACTACCAGAACAAGATCGCCAAGCAGTTCAACGATATCTCCGTATATCACGCCTGGCAGGGTGACCAGCGCGGCGTGTGGAGTGACGGCCCCATCTCCACCCCGATCATCTACTCCGAGTTCTACGGCGCACCCAGCGATGTGGCCATGGGCGGCGGCAGCACCGCGGAAATTCACGAAGGCGATATGCTGGGCGTGAACCTCGAGTGGCAGGTGAGCGACAAGCTGAACCTGTTCTTCGATGGCCAGCACTCCGAAGCCGAGCGCACCCCGGACAGCCCCTGGGGCACCAGCAACGTGCTGACCGTTGCCGCCATGGTGCGCGAAGCCAGCAGTGTGGACTTCACCGGCGATATCCCGGCCATCTATGTGGACTCCGCCAACGGCGTGAACGCCTCCGATATCATCGTTACCGGTTCCGTGTTCACCAACTCCAAGGATTACTCCGAGGTTGACCAGTTCCGCTTTGGCGGTAACTTCGAGATCAACGAATCCAGCGATATCGATTTCGGCATCGCCCGCCAGGAAGTGTCCAACCGTTCACAGTCTGTATTTGTACAGCGCAATAACTGGGGTGGCGCCGGCCCGGCTTCCGACCTGCCGGACGAGCTGTTCACCGCCAAAAGCATTTCCGACAAGTTCGACGAATCCTGGGGAGACTTCTCCGAGGTCGGCGGGCTGGAGCCGCTGGACATCTACTACGCGTGGAACTTCGACGCGGTGCGCGCCGTGGCTGAAAACCTGTATGCAAACAACGCGACAGACCTGGGCACTGCCAACCGTGTAGGTGATTGTGGCACCGCCTTCTGTGCGTCTACCGACTACGCGTCTGACACCGACCGCGCCACCACCGAGACCTCCACCTCGGCGTATGCCCAGTACAACTTCAGTTCTGAAGTGCGCGGCATGCCCTATGAAGTGAATACCGGCCTGCGCTACGAACAGACAGATGTGGATTCCGTGTCCGTGGTTCCGGAATACGACCGAGCGGAGTGGAACTCCAACAACGAAGTCGCCATTCTCGGCACCGGCGAGCAGGTATACCTGAGCGAAGAGGGTAACTACGACTACTGGCTGCCCAGCATCGCGTTCAAAATGGATGTCACCGAAGACGTAGTAACCCGCGCTGCAGTCAGCAAGGCGATCACCCGTCCGGATTACAACTCCATCAAGGGCGGCACCACCATCGGCACTATTGCCAATGGCGGCATCGGCGGCGGTTCTACCGGTAACCCGAGCCTGCTCCCCTACGAATCGATCAACTACGATCTTTCCGTGGAGTGGTACTACGGTGAGACCAGTTACGCCTCTGTGGGCCTGTTCCGCAAGGACGTATCCAACTTCATCAGCAACGCGAAAACTGAAAAGTCACTGTTCAATATCGCCAACCCGGCGGACGGTGCCCTGGTGGATGAAGCGCGGGCAAACGGTGCCAACGATGCAGAATCCATTCGTCAGTACATCGCTGCGAACTATGCCGATAGCGATTATGTTGATGTGACCTACCAGGAAGATGGCGTCACCGTCGACAAGATCTTCATCAAGGGTAACCCTGCCACCGACAACGACATGGTCTTCCTTGTCGATACCCCGGTGAACAGCGATGTGGACAACACCATCGACGGCGTTGAGCTGGCGGTGCAGCACATGTTTGGTGAGACTGGTTTTGGTCTGCAGGCCAACTACACCATCGTGGATTCCGAACTCAGCTACGATCCGTTCATCCTGGTTGACCAGGAAGCCATGGTCGGCCTGAGTGACTCCGCGAACCTGGTGGGCTTCTACGACAAGAACGGATTCCAGGCGCGTATCGCTTACAACTGGCGCGACGAGTTCCTGAGCTCCCGCGGCCAGAATACCGGCGCCAACCCGCAGTATGTTGAAGCTTACAGCCAGATCGACCTGAACGTGAGCTACGAGCTGCCGCAGCTGGAAGGCTTGCAGGTGTTCCTGGAAGGCATCAACGTTACCGACGAAGCACAGCGTGTTCACGGCCGTGACAAGCGTCAGCTACTGGGTTACTACCAGGGTGGTGCTCGCTGGCAGCTGGGTGCCCGCTACGCCTTCTAA
- a CDS encoding cupin-like domain-containing protein, whose amino-acid sequence MTQPFIETAGLPATREARDITPDNALDALAGITEPLVLRGYCADYPAVAAARESPQKMAEYLLDQYSGHPVNGCYGGAETGGRVFYNEDLSGFNFETRRVALGELLDDILSGAGAQQAAMRYMPSSEVSYWFPRFSAANDAGVASVSPIGSLWLGNKVRIAAHYDFPNNLACNIAGKRRFTLLPPEQIGNLYPGPLEFAPGGQEISLVDFYNPDFERFPRFREALASAQVAELEAGDALYIPGMWWHHVESLDTLNVLYTHWWRDSAPYLGRPTNALLHAMLGLRDLPQHQRKAWRALFDYYVFEAGAESAEHIEPAARGIQEQPLSLEKAMQLRAKLQNDLKR is encoded by the coding sequence ATGACACAGCCGTTTATTGAAACCGCAGGCCTGCCGGCCACCCGTGAAGCCCGTGACATTACACCGGACAATGCACTGGACGCGCTTGCGGGTATCACCGAGCCGCTGGTGCTGCGGGGATACTGCGCGGATTATCCCGCGGTCGCCGCCGCAAGGGAATCTCCGCAAAAAATGGCAGAGTACCTGCTGGATCAATACAGCGGTCATCCGGTCAATGGTTGCTACGGCGGGGCGGAAACCGGTGGGCGGGTGTTTTACAACGAAGACCTGAGCGGATTCAATTTCGAAACCCGCCGGGTGGCACTGGGCGAATTGCTGGACGACATTCTTAGCGGTGCCGGTGCACAGCAGGCAGCCATGCGCTATATGCCCTCCAGTGAGGTTTCTTACTGGTTTCCCCGGTTTTCCGCGGCCAACGATGCCGGGGTCGCCAGTGTTTCCCCCATCGGCTCACTGTGGCTCGGCAACAAGGTGCGTATCGCCGCGCACTACGATTTTCCGAATAATCTCGCCTGCAATATTGCCGGTAAACGCCGCTTTACCCTGTTGCCGCCGGAGCAGATTGGCAATCTCTATCCCGGCCCACTGGAGTTCGCGCCGGGCGGGCAGGAGATCAGCCTGGTGGATTTCTACAATCCCGATTTTGAGCGCTTCCCGCGCTTTCGCGAGGCCCTGGCCAGCGCACAGGTGGCGGAGCTGGAAGCGGGTGATGCGCTGTATATTCCCGGCATGTGGTGGCACCACGTAGAGAGCCTGGATACGTTGAACGTGCTGTACACCCACTGGTGGCGGGATTCGGCCCCGTACCTGGGGCGGCCGACCAATGCGTTGCTGCACGCCATGCTCGGATTGCGCGATCTGCCGCAACACCAGCGAAAGGCGTGGCGGGCACTATTTGATTACTATGTATTTGAGGCGGGCGCCGAATCTGCCGAGCACATTGAGCCCGCGGCACGCGGTATTCAGGAACAGCCACTGTCGCTGGAAAAAGCGATGCAACTGCGCGCAAAACTACAAAATGACCTGAAACGGTAA